A segment of the Sanyastnella coralliicola genome:
GAAATGGAGATGGTCTTTCTCGAGGTCAAAAGAACTGGATGACCTTCCTCCCATGACACCATCGTTGATGATATACCAGTCAGAACCCGCTTTGCCTTCCCCCATGTCTAACATCAAGGGTTGAGCAAGTGCAAAAAGAATAAGGAGCGTAAACATAATTCGTGCTTTGGCTTAATAACCCAAAGACGAATTCAATGTTTCTAGGAAAGGGGCGTGAACAAATTCAATATTCGATATCTCCGTCCAAGACTTCAGAGGTGATAACAACACCTCTTCGTGTCCACATTCTCTTCAAGATGAAGTAGAAAGCGACTACAACACCCGCTGCGAACACTACGGCAAGAGCAATAGAAGCAACGTGAAGATCATCAGGACCACCACTCGGCATGATTTCGAATTCTTCGAGAAGACCGAATAATATTCCACCAACAAATGAACCGGCGTAATAGCTAACTACACCAAGGATTGCCCAAAGCCATTTGTTCTCGTTGAATTTGTCGGCAAGATTGTAGAATGCGCGACCAATGAAGTAAATGAGTAATATCCCGATCATGGGGACAAGATAGGCTTAATCAATCAAGGCGCCAATCGCTCCTGATACCAAGCGCCATCTGCATCTACACGATATGAAAGACGGTCATGAAGTCTACCTGGTCTTCCTTGCCAGAATTCAAAGTATACTGGGAATACGCGGTATCCGCCCCAATGTGATGGACGATCAACTTCTTTCCCTTCATACTTGTCTTCAATTTCTTTCATGCGACGCTCGAGCTCTTCTCGACTTTTAATCACCGTGCTTTGGTCGCTCACCCACGCCCCTAACTGGCTCTCTCTCGGACGAGAAGCGAAATAGGCATCTGATACTTCAGCAGGCAACTTGCGCGCCTCTCCTTTCACTCGGATTTGTCGCTCAAGTCCTTTCCAGAAAAAGTTGATCGCCACCTTCGGGTCTTGACCAATCTCTTGTCCTTTTACGCTGTTGTAATTCGTGTAGAAAACCAAGCCCTCACGAGAGAACTCTCTCAACAAGACAATACGTTGATTCGGGAAACCATGATCACCAATAGTCGCCAAGTTCATGGCATTGTAGTCTTCCGGATCATTCGTTCTGGCCTCTTCCATCCATTTCTCGAATTGATCAAACGGATCTTCATGAGCCTCAGACTCCAACAAGATGTGCGTTGAATAGTCTTTACGTACAGAACCTAGGTCTTTCATGGGTTGAATTTTAATTGGAACAGCAGAAACATCTGGCTGTTCACTTAAGGGCAAGATAGCAAGCAAATCACGGTCAAAAAATGACCTCTATCATCGTTTTTGTGCGACAACAAACAGGGCGCCTTCATCATCATTGTCGAGAATTTCCCCCGAGCGATGGACGTAACCAATGTGTTTTAAATCAATGACATCAAAACCAATTTCTTCCAAGAAGGCTTTCAGGGAATCCTCTTCGCAGTAGTGCAAGAAGGCAACTTCTTCGCCACCTACTTTCTTGTAGAACACATCCCCTTTTTCATACCCAAATGAAGCTAGGTTGTGCTCTTCATAAGCCTTCACGGCATGTGGGCCCCATTCGTTTTTATCGTTGAGGTTAAACGCGTCGAAGAACAACAGTCCACCTGGCTTCAATGAAACCAAAGCCTTCTTCAGCGCCTGACGTCGTTCTTCTTCTGTTGGAATATGTCCATAGGCATATAAGAAGGTGATAGCGCACAAAGACCCTTCTGGCAGTTCCATCTCTAACCAGTTTCCTGATTGAGCATTGACGCCTCTGTTTTGGGCTACGGCGCACATTTCCGGACTAAGATCCACTCCCATCAAGTCGTACGATGCTTCGCTTTCTTCGCGAATCTTCAATGCTCGACGACCTGTTCCACAAGCCAGGTCAAGCACCTTTTGAACTGAAGATTCACTCAGTTTATCTGCGATCAGGGCGTTAATACGTTCGGTGTACTTTCTGCGCGACTCGTGCTTAAGATCAAAACTGTCATATTCCAAGGCTTGTTCTTTATAGTAGCCACCAATAAGTTCAGCAATGACTTTGCTCGAAGGCTTTGGAATGATAGGATAAATGCGATGTGATCTTGTCTTCGGATTGTCTGCCAGCGATACATACTTAAAGGCATCTTCTTCGAAAGCATGGTAATTGTCTTTCGGATGCGCAAAACTTGCAGTTGGTGCCTTCTCATTCAAGGTGGCAACAGCGCCCTTATCTAGATCAAAAATGCGAAGTCTATCCAGTGTGTCTAATGCCGGGTAGTAGAAATGGAGTGTTACCAGGTACTCTTCCTCACTCGGGTTCACGATTTTGTGAATGGTGTTGTCTGGTTCATTCAACACACCACCAGCTTGAGCACGAATGGTGCGCGATTCCAGCAGTTGATCTCCGGATTGAATGTATTCGATGTTATCTACCGTTCCTTCGAGACAGAGCACATAGCCCCAGAATCCCTTGTGGTGGTGTACCGCACTTTCTACTCCTGGTGGCCAGTATAATAAGACACACTCAAAAGGCTCTAAGCAAAGAATGTTTCGTGCGTAGTCTTTTTTATCAGTAATCTCAGGGAGATACCCCTTGTAGTTCAACGAATCAACATCAATCGCGCGGACGAATTTTCCGAGCCATTCGTAGTCAAAACCTTCCGGGGTGTTCTCCCGGATCGCTTGCAGTATTTTCTCCATCACAAATTCGGTTGCCGCAAGATAGAAATTCACTTGTGGAACCAAGGCCTAGAAGGAAATGATTCGGATCAGTTCTCCTGACGGAATTTCAACGGTGCCATTCCGGTGTGCTTACGGAAGTACTTGCGGAAGTTGGTAGGCTCATCAAAACCAAGCTCGCGTGAAATTTGTCCAACGCTGATCTGTCCTTCTACTACCAATCGTTTAGCTTCAGCAATGAGCGTTCGATCAATGATCTCTTTGCTCGTGCAGCCAGCAAAACGCTTCGTCAAGTCGTTCAGATACTTGTACGAAATGCCCAACTCTTCGGCATAATCACTCGCATTGCGTGTTTCGCCCAAACGTTGTGGAATACGCGCTCTGAAACGAGTATAGTACGAGAAACCTACCTCTTCTTCATTCTGCGTGATACGCTCGTCGGTAATCAAACGATCAGCATGAAGTAGAAGCAAATTCAATGAACTCTTGATGATACTTGCTCTCAGCTGATCATTGGCGTGATTGTATTCGCGAAGTACCATTTCAAAATACATCACGATGTCACGGTAACGACGCGCATCTAGCATTGACGTTCTGACCTGATTGTCAAATAAACGACGAATCGCCATGGCTTCTCTTGGGTCTGCGTATTCCCACAAAAACTCAGGAGTGAAACGCAAAACGTATCCTCCGATCAGACGTGCTGGATCATATTGTTGAACCTGTTCTGGTGAAATAAACAGAACAGCCCCTGGATGCAGGGTATATTTCTGAAAATCGATGTGATGGCTTCCGGCTCCTTTGTCCACGTACATGACCGTGTAAGCTCCACTGCGGTGGCGTTTGAACACGTCATTTCCAAACTCATCATTCCCTTTACCAAGTGTATCCTCAATGCTGAAGATACTGAAGCCATCAATCCGGCGGGCATCTTTTCGGATGCCATTCACACCTTGGGTAAAGAATTGCATGTTGGTTAAAGGTTAGGGAGGGCAATATAGGATAACGTTCAGGTAAGAACCAAATCTAAAGGGTACATCTCTAAGGAAACTCGACAGTCGGTCAAATTCACTAGACCATTGGTCAAAAATCAGGATGGCTTGACCACCGAAATTTTCAAGGCCGCACCTAAGCCCGTGATATTCAGTCCGGTATTCACCAAAACCTTCGCAAGGCGCCAGTGCCACTGGGTTTCAGTCTTTTCCCTCATCTGCTCATTGGGCGTCTCCTCTCCTCTTAAGGCAGTGGAATTGAGATCTTTACTACGCGCTATGCGCGTCAAATTAATACCGGTTGTTTCCGTTTTGACAACACGAAAACCAGCATCTTTCATTACGCGCTTTAAGGTCTTTGGTGTGAAGTAGGCCAAATGTTCAGGAAAGTGAATGACGTCGTATTCAGCTTTGAGTTTGTAACGGTGAAGCGCATTGAAATTCGGAGTAGTACAATAGTGCATCCCTCCTTTTCGCAGCAGTTCATAAATCACCTTGACATCATGCGTTGGGTGATAAATGTGTTCGATCACCTCAAAGCTGG
Coding sequences within it:
- the pdxH gene encoding pyridoxamine 5'-phosphate oxidase; amino-acid sequence: MKDLGSVRKDYSTHILLESEAHEDPFDQFEKWMEEARTNDPEDYNAMNLATIGDHGFPNQRIVLLREFSREGLVFYTNYNSVKGQEIGQDPKVAINFFWKGLERQIRVKGEARKLPAEVSDAYFASRPRESQLGAWVSDQSTVIKSREELERRMKEIEDKYEGKEVDRPSHWGGYRVFPVYFEFWQGRPGRLHDRLSYRVDADGAWYQERLAP
- a CDS encoding methyltransferase domain-containing protein, which produces MEKILQAIRENTPEGFDYEWLGKFVRAIDVDSLNYKGYLPEITDKKDYARNILCLEPFECVLLYWPPGVESAVHHHKGFWGYVLCLEGTVDNIEYIQSGDQLLESRTIRAQAGGVLNEPDNTIHKIVNPSEEEYLVTLHFYYPALDTLDRLRIFDLDKGAVATLNEKAPTASFAHPKDNYHAFEEDAFKYVSLADNPKTRSHRIYPIIPKPSSKVIAELIGGYYKEQALEYDSFDLKHESRRKYTERINALIADKLSESSVQKVLDLACGTGRRALKIREESEASYDLMGVDLSPEMCAVAQNRGVNAQSGNWLEMELPEGSLCAITFLYAYGHIPTEEERRQALKKALVSLKPGGLLFFDAFNLNDKNEWGPHAVKAYEEHNLASFGYEKGDVFYKKVGGEEVAFLHYCEEDSLKAFLEEIGFDVIDLKHIGYVHRSGEILDNDDEGALFVVAQKR
- a CDS encoding helix-turn-helix domain-containing protein; this encodes MQFFTQGVNGIRKDARRIDGFSIFSIEDTLGKGNDEFGNDVFKRHRSGAYTVMYVDKGAGSHHIDFQKYTLHPGAVLFISPEQVQQYDPARLIGGYVLRFTPEFLWEYADPREAMAIRRLFDNQVRTSMLDARRYRDIVMYFEMVLREYNHANDQLRASIIKSSLNLLLLHADRLITDERITQNEEEVGFSYYTRFRARIPQRLGETRNASDYAEELGISYKYLNDLTKRFAGCTSKEIIDRTLIAEAKRLVVEGQISVGQISRELGFDEPTNFRKYFRKHTGMAPLKFRQEN